From one Cydia strobilella chromosome 24, ilCydStro3.1, whole genome shotgun sequence genomic stretch:
- the LOC134752288 gene encoding zinc finger protein 70-like: MAVAGTSLGKTRGPIIDPALCRCCRSIKKCRILNSEYEWLGKKEVYSDMLMDCFGLLLSHLDGEPKDIGVCATCVGRLREAVIFRQQVLQSEQAFLNARQEKKDEVPLVETKVKVEPVPDSDASVGAHDDDHDYEPECKVEIEHKIELKSETPEKRKKTRPRPLVLKKRSKRELFDRALALQDELDELLDHGPPSPPKKLKPQKKGPDDQDHMVYHNTITIVLHSYVCPFHNRISNYYCYYCRDQFTNPVELREHTMQHKPSMFESMTENKKIPKIDITRIDCRLCPAKIETLEDFKQHISSVHNKKIFPVQNEFLKFKLTLDNIKCTECNSSFPYFDSLKKHMIEHFGTFICDQCGACFLEQNSLRTHIKSHNKVEANFPCEICGKNLKSKYSRYLHVATVHEKKPTVNCYKCDSSFLSYALRNRHLIEVHGDKRTFPCKLCDKVYNRRKTLMEHNRRNHLKVYRHHCDLCDQRFYLPSRLKEHMATHTGERNFRCEFCDKCYPRLQSLQEHVRSHSNERRYKCDICNATFTQNGSLKSHMKSHHQFELNANFG; this comes from the exons ATGGCGGTGGCCGGCACATCTTTGGGTAAAACTAGAGGCCCCATAATTGACCCTGCGCTATGCCGATGCTGCCGTTCCATAAAGAAATGCCGTATTTTAAACAGCGAATACGAGTGGCTCGGGAAGAAGGAAGTTTACTCCGATATGTTGATGGATTGCTTCGGCTTACTt CTGTCCCACTTAGACGGGGAACCTAAGGACATCGGAGTTTGTGCCACTTGTGTTGGACGTCTCCGGGAAGCTGTGATCTTCCGGCAGCAAGTCCTGCAGAGCGAGCAGGCCTTCCTCAACGCCCGTCAAGAGAAAAAGGATG AAGTGCCTCTGGTGGAAACTAAAGTGAAGGTGGAACCTGTCCCTGACTCAGACGCGTCCGTGGGCGCACATGACGATGACCATGATTATG AGCCAGAATGCAAAGTGGAGATAGAGCACAAGATAGAGCTAAAGTCAGAGACACCCGAGAAGCGTAAGAAAACGCGACCGCGACCCTTAGTGCTGAAGAAGAGATCGAAACGAGAGCTGTTCGATAGAGCGCTCGCACTGCAGGATGAGTTAGATGAATTGCTGGACCACGGACCAC CATCCCCGCCTAAGAAGTTAAAGCCACAAAAAAAGGGTCCCGATGACCAGGACCACATGGTGTACCACAACACTATTACAATAGTGCTTCACTCGTACGTGTGCCCGTTCCATAATAGGATCAGCAACTATTACTGCTACTATTGCAGG GATCAGTTCACGAACCCCGTGGAGCTGCGTGAACACACCATGCAGCACAAGCCGAGCATGTTCGAGAGCATGACGGAAAACAAGAAGATACCCAAGATTGACATCACCAG gATAGATTGCAGACTATGCCCAGCGAAGATAGAAACACTAGAAGACTTCAAACAACATATAAGCAgcgtacacaacaaaaaaatatttcccgTGCAAAACGAATTCCTAAAATTCAAGTTGACCTTAGACAATATAAAGTGCACAGAATGTAATAGCAGCTTTCCATATTTCGACAGTTTGAAAAAACATATGATAGAGCATTTCGGGACTTTTATATGCGACCAATGTGGAGCCTGCTTTTTAGAACAAAATTCATTGAGGACTCATATAAAAAGCCATAATAAGGTGGAAGCTAATTTCCCGTGTGAAATATGCGGGAAAAACTTGAAATCTAAATACAGTCGCTATTTACACGTAgcgacggttcatgagaaaaaACCTACAGTGAATTGTTACAAATGTGATTCTAGCTTTCTCTCCTACGCTTTGAGAAATAGACATTTAATAGAAGTGCATGGGGATAAAAGAACATTTCCATGTAAATTATGTGATAAAGTTTATAATAGAAGGAAAACGCTTATGGAACATAATAGGAGGAATCATTTAAAAGTATATAGGCATCATTGTGATTTGTGTGATCAAAGATTCTACCTACCCTCAAGGTTGAAGGAGCATATGGCGACGCATACTGGGGAAAGGAATTTTCGTTGTGAGTTTTGTGATAAATGTTATCCCAGGTTACAATCTTTGCAAGAGCATGTGAGGTCACATTCGAATGAGAGGAGGTACAAGTGTGATATTTGTAACGCGACATTTACACAGAATGGAAGCTTGAAGAGCCATATGAAGAGTCATCATCAGTTTGAGTTGAACGCTAATTTCGGATGA